A portion of the Carya illinoinensis cultivar Pawnee chromosome 11, C.illinoinensisPawnee_v1, whole genome shotgun sequence genome contains these proteins:
- the LOC122282774 gene encoding G-type lectin S-receptor-like serine/threonine-protein kinase At4g27290, whose protein sequence is MESKYAFSSYISTCGHLLYTRLTSTESKGDQPFTRKSMNAFACLFVYFLLFSLLETSIPLGSLTPSRSIRDGDTLGSTDGRFALGFFSPRSSKSRYVGIWYVISSGTVVWVANRNTPLKDHSGVLTVTNEGVLALLNGTHNIIWSTNTSRTVENPVAQLLDTGNLVVKDGNIDGPDRFFVAEF, encoded by the exons ATGGAATCAAAATACGCGTTCTCTTCATATATCTCAACTTGTGGGCATCTACTATATACCCGCCTTACTTCCACTGAATCAAAAGGAGATCAACCATTTACTAGAAA ATCAATGAATGCCTTTGCCTGTCTTTTtgtatactttttattattctcCCTCTTAGAAACCTCCATTCCGCTGGGTAGTCTCACTCCAAGTCGATCAATCAGAGACGGCGACACTTTAGGTTCAACTGATGGAAGATTTGCATTGGGATTTTTCAGCCCACGTAGTTCAAAGAGCCGATACGTGGGAATATGGTACGtgatatcttctgggacagttgTGTGGGTGGCTAACAGAAACACTCCTCTTAAAGATCACTCCGGAGTTCTAACGGTCACCAATGAAGGTGTTCTTGCCCTTCTCAATGGCACACATAATATTATTTGGTCAACTAATACATCAAGAACAGTAGAAAATCCAGTTGCACAGCTCTTGGATACCGGAAATCTCGTTGTGAAGGATGGAAATATCGATGGCCCAGATAGATTTTTTGTGGCAGAGTTTTGA